Genomic segment of bacterium:
CGCCCTGCTCGGCGCGCACGGCTCGCTCACCTTCCTGATCGGCGGGCCCGACGGCCTGTCGCCGGCGGCCCGCGGACGCGCCGACCGGCTGCTATCCCTGTCTCCGCTGACCTTCACCCACGAGACCGCCCGCTTCCTGCTGCTCGAGCAGATCTACCGCGGCCTGGCCATCCTGCGCGGCCATCCCTACCACCGCGACTGACGGCAACCCGTTGATAATCGTTGCTCTCCGCGGTGCTTCACGCTATGGATCGGCGTGGAAACCGGTCCCCGCCGGACCGCG
This window contains:
- a CDS encoding 23S rRNA (pseudouridine(1915)-N(3))-methyltransferase RlmH; amino-acid sequence: ANEFAQRIRPWSDLEIVELKDQGPEREGAAMLARLGPASGHGLTVALDERGDAMSSRDLAALLGAHGSLTFLIGGPDGLSPAARGRADRLLSLSPLTFTHETARFLLLEQIYRGLAILRGHPYHRD